One part of the Rutidosis leptorrhynchoides isolate AG116_Rl617_1_P2 chromosome 1, CSIRO_AGI_Rlap_v1, whole genome shotgun sequence genome encodes these proteins:
- the LOC139876978 gene encoding cytoplasmic tRNA 2-thiolation protein 2 codes for MACNGGGCESGCYKYTTTTDVDLKSSKSTVDDSSYGGNHPRHQTNTTVCLKCKATEATVFTGGDGGGRFCSDCFRSNLYGKFKLAVTSNAMISPTDKVLVAFSGGPSSRVTLQFISEMQLKAQKNFDATANRDRCLPVFGVGVAFIDESDVHPINSVVLEETVEGIKQIVSSLPLPTKQLHVAPIRSIYSTNTSDGEELLKNLLNTVSDVTGKEDLVAHLCMLSLQKIAIENGYTKLMLGSCTSRIACHVLAATVKGQGYSLAADIQYADARWDVPVVLPLRDCPLQELKILCNLDNLKIVEVFNDFHSGINGLISSFMKTLQEENPARECTIVRTAGKLTPFPFNRIPEANVDDDDLAFQKRQKKFSLKPIESLPPDSFCPICNSPMSHSNNTEPRSDLFGSACCSSCQYQIIPNEMSSIDKFYSFLPESIIARAKKGNQNWIRERIQDCLLLDEDDEV; via the exons ATGGCTTGCAACGGCGGAGGATGTGAATCCGGTTGTTATAAATACACCACCACCACCGATGTAGACCTTAAATCATCCAAGTCAACCGTTGACGATAGCAGCTACGGTGGCAATCACCCGCGCCACCAGACGAATACGACGGTTTGTCTAAAATGCAAAGCAACCGAAGCCACAGTGTTCACCGGCGGAGACGGTGGCGGAAGATTCTGCTCCGATTGTTTCAGGAGTAACCTTTACGGAAAATTCAAACTTGCAGTCACTTCTAATGCCATGATTTCACCAACTGATAAAGTTCTTGTTGCATTCTCCGGTGGCCCTTCCTCtag GGTAACTCTTCAGTTTATATCTGAGATGCAACTTAAAGCCCAGAAAAATTTCGATGCAACTGCAAATAGAGACAGATGTTTACCAGTGTTTGGTGTTGGAGTTGCTTTCATTGATGAGAGTGACGTACATCCCATAAATTCTGTTGTATTGGAGGAAACAGTTGAAGGCATTAAACAAATTGTGTCGAGTTTACCACTACCAACAAAACAGTTACACGTGGCTCCTATCAGAAGCATCTACTCAACAAATACGAGTGATGGAGAAGAATTGTTAAAGAATTTATTGAACACTGTAAGTGATGTCACTGGTAAAGAAGATCTTGTGGCTCATCTATGCATGCTATCCTTGCAAAAG ATTGCTATTGAGAATGGTTACACCAAACTTATGTTAGGCTCatgcacatcaaggatagcttgcCATGTACTTGCTGCAACAGTTAAG ggCCAAGGATACTCATTAGCAGCAGATATACAATATGCTGATGCAAGGTGGGATGTCCCTGTGGTGCTTCCCCTACGTGACTGTCCATTGCAGGAGCTCAAGATCCTTTGCAATCTTGATAA TTTGAAGATTGTGGAGGTTTTCAATGATTTTCATTCCGGCATTAATGGTCTTATCTCATCATTCATGAAAACCTTGCAG GAAGAAAATCCTGCTCGAGAGTGCACAATTGTGAGGACAGCTGGGAAGCTTACTCCTTTTCCATTTAATAGGATACCAGAAGCAAATGTAGATGATGACGACCTGGCGTTTCAAAAGCGTCAAAAGAAGTTTAGTTTAAAGCCTATCGAATCTCTCCCCCCAGATTCATTTTGTCCAATTTGCAACAGCCCTATGAGCCATAGTAATAATACTGAACCAAGGTCTGATCTTTTTGGGTCTGCATGCTGTTCTAGTTGCCAATATCAGATAATTCCAAATGAAATGTCGTCGATAGACAAATTCTATTCTTTCTTACCAGAATCTATCATTGCCCGAGCGAAAAAGGGGAACCAAAACTGGATAAG GGAGAGGATACAAGATTGTCTGCttttagatgaagatgatgaagtttGA